In Brachybacterium fresconis, the genomic stretch CGCTAGGCGCCGTGGGCGGGTCTTGGTTGCGATCCGTTGCCGTGACGGGAGACGCGTTGCGCGTCGCAGCGATGACGGGTCGTTGGCGTTCCGGGGCGTTGCGTTCGTGCGCGTCGCCCGTGCGGCATGGAACATCTCGCTGCGCACACAACGATCGCTGCGCCGACGCACCGTTGACACCTCGCACGTCCAGGTCGCGACACAACGCCACGCCGCGTTGCCGAGCGGAGCGAGGCCTATCGGCACACGGACAGGATGCCGGCCGCGAGCGCTCAGCCGGCGAGGGGTCCGTCGCAGAGGAGAGCGACGTCGGTGTCGGGCAGAGCCGTGAGGCCAGCGCATCGCGCGACCACCAGAACCGAACCGCCCCTGCCCTGCGTTTCCGCAGGTCAGGGGCTGTTCGCCAGAGCCGCCTGTCGGAATTGAACCGACGACCTAATCACGTCGGCTTTGCGTCTATCGCTTGATGCGCCCACTGGGCGAACGAGCCGCTGACCTGCGCAAACGCCGAGAGTGGGGGCGCCGCCATCCGGTGGTGACCGACGACGACCGACCAGTACCGACCGTTTCACCGGAGCTTGCGGCGGCGTCGAAGCCGAGCAAGCTCCATTCTTTTAGCTCACCGCGCCCTCCTCCTAGCCGGTCCCGTCGTCGTCGAAGACGTTTCAGGGGTCTTCCCAGATGACGGTGTAGGTCGGCCGGGCGCGTCGGTCCGCAGATAGACGTCGAGGTCTCCCGACGACGGAGGTTCCTACGCCATCCATCCGAAAGACCTCGACGTGTCCGACGCTACCCCGCCGGCCGGCTTCGGCCGCCCTGACCTGACCGCCTTCGCTCGACTCGACGGCCTCGGTCTGAGCGTGACCGGGCAACGACTTGAACCGGATCGTGCGGTCCTCGCGTGCCGCGTGGTGGAACCAGATCAGTGGTGCCGACGGTGCGGCAGCGAAGGCGCTGCTCGTGACACCGTGATCCGGCGGTTGGCCCACGAGCCGCTGGGCTGGCGACCGACCGTGCTGGAAGTTGTAGTGCGCCGCTACCGCTGTGCCGACTGCGGACACGTGTGGCGCCAAGACACCAGCGCCGCGGCGGAGCCACGCGCGAAGCTCTCGCGCACCGGGCTGCGGTGGGCGCTGGAAGGGATCGTGGTCGCACACCTCACCGTCGCCCGTGTCGCCGAGGGACTCGGGGTCGCGTGGGACACCGCCAACAACGCGGTCCTGGCCGAAGGCAAGCGGCTGCTGATCAACGACCCCACGCGGTTCGAGTGCGTGAAGGTCATTGGCGTCGATGAGCACGTCTGGCGCCACACCAGGCGTGGCGACAAGTACGTCACCGTGATCATCGACCTCACCCCGGTCCGCGATGGCGCCGGCCCAGCAAGGCTGCTGGACATGGTCGAGGGCCGGTCGAAGGCGGCGTTCAAGACCTGGCTCGCCGACCGCGACGACGCCTTCCGTGACGCGGTCGAGGTGGTCGCGATGGACGGCTTCACCGGGTTCAAGACCGCCGCTGCAGAGGAGATCCCGGACGCGGTCACGGTGATGGATCCCTTCCACGTCGTGCGCTTGGCCGGTGACGCCCTCGACAGGTGCCGGCGCCGGGTCCAACTCGCGATCCACGGGCACCGTGAGTTCAGGGACGACCCGCTCTACAAGTCGCGGCGCACGCTGCACACCGGCGCGGACCTGCTCACTGACAAGCAGAGCGACAGGCTACGCGCGCTGTTCGTTGATGACGCTCACGTCGAGGTCGAGGCGACCTGGGGTGTCTACCAGCGCATGATCGCCGCCTATCGCCACGAGGACCGGCAACGTGGCCGCGAGCTCATGGAGAAGCTGATCACCGACCTCAGCGCCGGCGTCCCCAAGGTGCTCACCGAGCTCACCACCCTGGGCCGGACCCTGAAGAAGCGAGCCGCTGACGTGCTCGCCTACTTCGAACGACCCGGCACCAGCAACGGGCCGACCGAGGCGCTCAACGGACGGCTCGAACACCTGCGCGGCTCCGCACTCGGGTTCCGCAACCTGACCAACTACATCGCCCGAAGCCTGCTCGAGACCGGCGGCTTCAGACCCCAACTTCTACACCCCCGATTGGGATGAGCCGCTTTGAGGTGGAGCCTGGGTGGGTCACTAATCCTGGGTAGGATCGGGGGTTGTGAGCCCGTTTCTGAGGAAGGTGACCACGGCGTCCGGTGCGACGGCCGTGCAGGTCGTCGCGAAGCAGGGCCGGCGCAACAAGGTCCTCGAGCATCTGGGATCCGCGCACTCCAAAGCGGAACTGGCAGCGTTGATGGAAGCAGGCAAGGCCAAACTTCACGCAGGTCAGGGTGAACTTGCCCTGGACTTTCCCGCGGAGTCGGACCCGGCAGCGGTGGTCCAATCCAGCGCTTCGCGGTTGCTGATCGAAGCGATCACGATGGCGTGGGAAGCTCTCGGCTTCGATGACCTCGATGACAAGGCGTTCTTCCAACTCATCGCCGCCAGGCTGATCGAGCCGACCTCGATGCTCGACACCTCTCGCGTGTTGGACGACATCGGGATCCAACCCGTGCACCGATCGACGATGAAGCGCTGCCTGGCCCGGATCAAGCAGCGCGACTACCGCGACCAGATCGCGACGAAGTGCTTCACCCATGCCTGGACCAGCGGTGACGTCTCACTGGTGCTCTACGACGTCACCACCCTCTACTTCGAAGCTCCGAAGGAAGACGAGCTGCGGAAAGTTGGTTTCAGCAAGGAGCGGAGGGTGGATCCTCAAATTGTGGTCGGGCTACTGGTGGACCGAAACGGGTTCCCGCTGGAGATCGGCTGCTACGAGGGCAACAAGGCCGAAACCCTCACGATCGTGCCGATCGTCAAACAGTTCCAGGCCCGCCACGGCCTGGCAGACATGGTCGTCGTCGCCGACGCCGGAATGCTCTCCATGAACAACCTGACCGCCCTCGACGAAGCGGGCCTGAAGGTCATCGTCGGCTCGCGACCAGTCAAAGCCCCCGGTGACCTGGCCAATCACTTCCACTGGAACGGGGATGCGTTCCAGGACGGGCAGCTGATCGACACGGTCACCCCGCGCCACGGCAACACCAAGACCGTCTCGAAGCAGCGTCGGAAGGAGCCGGTCTGGGATCCCGAGACGCATCCCGGGCACTGGCGCGCGATCTGGTCCTACTCCCGCAAACGCGCCGTCCACGACAACTACACGCTCACGCAGCAAGAGAACAAGGCGCGAGCCGTGATCGCCGGGGACGCCCCGGTCAAGGGCACCCGGTTCGTGAAGACCACCGCCGCCGGCCGGGCACTCGATATCGCGTCGCTGGAACGGTCCCAGCAGCTGGCCGGACTGAAGGGCTACGTCACCAACATCCCCGCCAGCATCATGCCAGCGGCGGAGGTGCTCGCCAGCTACCACGACCTCTGGCACGTGGAGCAGTCATTCCGGATGAGCAGAACCGACCTGCAGGCCAGACCCATGTTTCACCGCACACGCGACGCCATCGAAGCCCACCTCACCATCGTCTTCACCGCGCTCGCGATCGCCCGCTACCTGCAAGACAGGACCGGGTTCAGCATCCGCAAGATCATCCGCACCCTGCGACCCCTCCAGGACGTCACGATCAGCGTCGCCGGCCAACGGATCACCGCCAAGCCCCAGCTCACCGACAACGCTCGAGCGATCACCGATGCCCTTGGCATCGGCCAGAGCCTGGGTCACTAAAGAGGTCCAAGTCAGGTGCGGTAGCAGCCGCCCCGCGGTCAGTCGGTGAAATAGGCTTCGCATGAAGTTCCCTCGTCGTAGTAGCCCTTCTTCTGGATCATCCAGGGTTCTGAAGTTGGATCCCGAGTCAACTTGAATCCGGCGATCAGCTTGGGGCTTTCATCGGAAAGACCGACCGGCTTCCCCGCTTTCGACGCTTCAAGCCTGGTGGCATCATCGCAAAACTCGATTTCTGCAGCGGTACCCGATTCGTTGACGATCTTCCATTCCGACAGCTTGCGGTCGCCGGTGATCACAGTGCCGGTCTCGGCTCGCTCGGCGTCGTCCGCCTTCTGTTTCTCCGCTAGTTCGGGCACGAGGTAGTCGTCGGCGTAGCTGGAGTCTTTCCAACCCTCTGCGGCTGCGGCGTCGGAGGCTTCGAAGTACGCTTCGATCCGTTCCTGCGGGGTGGCGTCCGCGGGATCCTGGGACGGTGGCGCTTCCTGCGTGGCGGCCTCGGTGGGCTTCTCTTCGCCTTCGTTGCCGCAGGCGGCGAGGGGGAAGGCGACGAGGCTGGCCATTGCGAGGGCGGTCAATGCTCGGTGGCGGGTGCGCACGGGGCTCCTCAGAGCGCGATCCGGTGGGACGCGGGGGTGGTGGACATCAGGGACTCAGTCTCGGGCGGAAGATCGTAGCCGTCATCGATCTCGTCGATCAGGGCTTCCAGCTGGTGAGTGAAGCGCGAGTGGGGGCTCAGGTGACATCGGTGACGACGCTTTGGTAACTGCCGATGCGGAGCTGTTTGTCCGTGGTCAGGTCGAGGGGGATCTGTCCGCCTTCTCCGGTGTTGGAGTCCCAGTCGACGGCCCAGTGTGCGGTGATGTTGAGGGTGTAGAGCCCGCCGGGCTGGTCATCGCTCATCTGCTCGTAGACATGGCCGCAGTCAGGGGATTCCTCGATCCCGGTGCCTGGGTACTCAGCCTCGATGCGCCGATCGGGTTTCCGGGGTGCTTTTCGATGGTTGCGGTCGAGCAGTGACCCTGATGCCGGCGTGAGGGCGTGCGGGTGCTGCCGGTCTGCCCGGCATTTCCACTTCGGTTCCTTCTCGTAGGGACAGATCGCTGCTGGTCAGGTCATCATCACCCGGGTGGTGTCGAAGAGGTTCTCCCAGGCCGTGTGCCAGGGCCAGTTCCGCGGTAGGTGCAGTCGCCAGGAGCGGGCGCGGTTCGCGATCCGGGCGGGCACCGCGATCAGATGATCGACCAGGGTCTGCCAGCGGGCGCGGGCATGGAAGCTCGAGGCCAGCACCCCGGCAGCGCGGGCGAGGTTGAACGCGATCGCGGCCAGCACGGTCCAGGCACTGTTGGCGGTGAACACCCCGGAGGGGCAGTGAGCCAGCGGCCCGCCCTTGAGGTCGGCGATGACCTGCTCGACGATCGCGTGGTCTCGGTGGGAGGCCTCCGCGGCCAGCATCGAAAGCGGTGAGTCGGTGAACACCGCGTGGTGGCGATACGCATCCAGCAGCCCGCCCTG encodes the following:
- a CDS encoding ISL3-like element ISPfr2 family transposase produces the protein MSDATPPAGFGRPDLTAFARLDGLGLSVTGQRLEPDRAVLACRVVEPDQWCRRCGSEGAARDTVIRRLAHEPLGWRPTVLEVVVRRYRCADCGHVWRQDTSAAAEPRAKLSRTGLRWALEGIVVAHLTVARVAEGLGVAWDTANNAVLAEGKRLLINDPTRFECVKVIGVDEHVWRHTRRGDKYVTVIIDLTPVRDGAGPARLLDMVEGRSKAAFKTWLADRDDAFRDAVEVVAMDGFTGFKTAAAEEIPDAVTVMDPFHVVRLAGDALDRCRRRVQLAIHGHREFRDDPLYKSRRTLHTGADLLTDKQSDRLRALFVDDAHVEVEATWGVYQRMIAAYRHEDRQRGRELMEKLITDLSAGVPKVLTELTTLGRTLKKRAADVLAYFERPGTSNGPTEALNGRLEHLRGSALGFRNLTNYIARSLLETGGFRPQLLHPRLG
- a CDS encoding IS1634 family transposase is translated as MSPFLRKVTTASGATAVQVVAKQGRRNKVLEHLGSAHSKAELAALMEAGKAKLHAGQGELALDFPAESDPAAVVQSSASRLLIEAITMAWEALGFDDLDDKAFFQLIAARLIEPTSMLDTSRVLDDIGIQPVHRSTMKRCLARIKQRDYRDQIATKCFTHAWTSGDVSLVLYDVTTLYFEAPKEDELRKVGFSKERRVDPQIVVGLLVDRNGFPLEIGCYEGNKAETLTIVPIVKQFQARHGLADMVVVADAGMLSMNNLTALDEAGLKVIVGSRPVKAPGDLANHFHWNGDAFQDGQLIDTVTPRHGNTKTVSKQRRKEPVWDPETHPGHWRAIWSYSRKRAVHDNYTLTQQENKARAVIAGDAPVKGTRFVKTTAAGRALDIASLERSQQLAGLKGYVTNIPASIMPAAEVLASYHDLWHVEQSFRMSRTDLQARPMFHRTRDAIEAHLTIVFTALAIARYLQDRTGFSIRKIIRTLRPLQDVTISVAGQRITAKPQLTDNARAITDALGIGQSLGH